The region ATGCCGTCCTGACCCGCGATCTGGTCAAGCCGGCCGCCGGTTCGCGCTGGCTGCTGGTCACCTCGGCCTTCCACATGCCGCGCGCCGTCGGCATCTTCCGCAAGGTCGGCTGGCCCGGACTGGTGCCCTATCCGGTCGACTACCGCAGCCGCGGCTTCGGGCAGATCCGGCTGATCCCGGATTCGCCGGTCCAGAACATGGTGATCTTCGACATTGCAGTGCGCGAATATCTCGGCCTCGTCGCCTATAGGCTCGCCGGCCGATCCGACGACTGGTTCCCGGCGCCCTGATCCGCCTCCAGTCCGGCAATGACCCTCGCGCTCGAAGAAAACTGACGGCGAAGCAGAACGGCCAGGATGAAGGTCGTCGACGCCATGAAGATCCAGGCGTTCACGAACCAGCCGAGAAAGCCGATCGAGAAGAAGAAGGCGCGCAGGCCGAGATTGAAGTGGCTCGCCGCGATGATCTGCATGTCGGCGGCCCGGCGGGCCGCCAATTCCGCGCCCGGATCGTTCTCAGAGACGGACGGCACCGCGCCGATCAGGATGGCGGCATAGTTGAAAACTCGGTAGGCCCAGCCGAACTTGAAGAAGGCGTAGCCGTAGATGGCGCAGAGGAAGAGAACCTTCAGTTCGATGTCCGAGCGGTTGGTCGCCGAATTGAGCGGCAGGTCGCCGAACACCTCGATCAGCCGCTCTGTTTGACCGAGCAGCGTGAAGGCGGCGCCGATTGCGATCAGCGAGGTCGAGGCGAAGAAGGCGGTGCCGTTCTGCAGCGAGGCCATGATCTGGGTGTCGATGATGCGCACGTCGCGCCGCAGCATCTGGGCCATCCAGCGCCGGCGATGCTCGTTCATCTGCCGGTTCAGGGTGGCCTGGCCGAAGCGGCTGCGGTCGGTCAGCCAGCCATAGCCGACCCAGCACAGGACGAACCACAGGAAGGCGGAGAGGTCGAGCAAGGTGAAGGTGAGCATGGCGGCAGGCTGCCAGTCCGCAGGCCGCAGGGGAAGGGGTGATCGGCGCCGGACGACCGGTTACGCTGTCGCCACTGCTTCCGCATGACCGGACCGACCATGCCGAGACCCCGCCTGACGCTTCCTGCGATCGCGCTTGCCGTCGCCCCGCTGGTCGGCGCGAATGGCCTTGCGGCGGCGCCGGCCTGCGACTGGTATGCGGTCCTGCATTGCAGCGCGGATCGGGCCGGCATCGAATACTGGGTCGACCAGACCGGCATCGGCCGCATCGCCGAGCCCGGCTCTCCGCTCGGTGCCGCCTGGCCTTCCGGCCATGTCTGCGCCGTGATGGGGCCCTATGCGCGGTCGGCGGCGCTCGATGCGGTCGAACAGTTCCGCCTCTTGGCGCCGAATGCCCATGCCGAGACGATCTGTGCCGGGGAGAGGCAACCGTGAACTATCCGCCGCTTGGAACCGACGAGATCGCCGCGCGCCTGGCCGAAGTCGCCGCGGAGGCGGGCGTGCGCGTCCTCTTCGCCGTGGAATCGGGCAGCCGCGCCTGGGGCTTCGCCTCGCCCGATTCGGACTGGGACATCCGCTTCGTCTATGCCGCGCCGCTCGCCGAATACCTGACCGTGCGCGCGCGTCGCGACGTGATCGAACGGCCGGTCGACGCGCGCGGCATCGATCTCGCCGGTTGGGATGTGCGCAAGGCGCTGCAATTGCTGCTCGCCTCCAATCCGGCCCTGATCGAATGGCTGCAGAGCCCGATCACCTATGCGGACGACGGCGTCTTCCGACCGGCGGTCGCGGACCTGGCCGCGGCCCATGCCTCGCGCCGGGCGCTCGCACACCACTACCGCTCGATCGCGCGCACCCATTGGGAACGCGATCTGGCCCGGACCGACATCGTCAAGCTGAAGCGCTATTTCTATGTGGTGCGCGCCGTCGCGGCGCTCGCCTTCGTGGCGCGCACCGACGCGCTGCCGCCGATCCGGCTTGCCGATCTGATTGCGGGTGTCGACCTGCCGGCCGACGCGCGCGCCGATCTCGATGACCTGCTGGCCCTGAAGACGAGCCTGTCGGAACTCGGCACCGGCGCCCGCCGGCCGGCCCTCGATCGCTTCATCGCGGCGACGCTCGACGCCATCGACCCCGCCGATCTCGACGATCGGGCGGCCCACCGCGCCGTCTTCGAGGCGGAGGCGGATGCCCTGTTGCGGCGGGTGCTCGGCGCCTCGTGACCGGATCGGCCGAGGCTGCCGCCGGTTGTCCCGCCGGCCTGCCTAACCGCCTGCCAGTGCCGTCGAATCGAGCTGGCATCGGGCGACCGCCAATGTCAGATTTCGCCCTGGCGCCTATCCGAAGCCTGATCGGCCGCCCCATGGAGCCACCGTGACCGAACGAACCCTCGTCGTCGAGAATGCCCTGATCGGCCCCGACTACCGTCCATCCGGCCCGGTGGCGATCGTGCTGGAAGCCGGGCGGATCGGAGCGATGACGCCGCTCGCGGCGGCCCCGCCGGGACGGCGGCTCCTGGCGCTGCCGGCCTTGGCGGATGCGCACAATCACGGTCGGCCGATCTCGACGACCGCCTTCGCGGCCTCCGGCAAGCCGCTCGAATCCTGGCTGCCCCGGCTGGCCGCCATGCCGCCGATCGAGGCCCGGCTCGGCGGGCTCGGCTTTTTCGGCCATGCCGCGCTGGGCGGCGTCGGCGCGGTGATGATCCACCAGACGCGAACCTCCGGCCTTGTGCCGCTCGCCGACGAGGTGCGCGCGCTGGAACAGGCGGCCGGCACGATCGGCATCCAGGCCGCCTATGCGGTTTCGGTGCGCGACCGCAATCCGCTCGTCTATGGCGACGGCGAGCCGGTCCTGTCCGACATGCCGGGTTCCGCCCGGGCGACCATCGAGGCCCTGTTCAAGGCGCCGGCGGTCGATCCCGCCGCCCATGTGGCGATGGTCGAGGCGATCGCAGCTGCGGTCGAACGGCCGGGCTTCTCGGTGCAGTTCGGTCCGAACGGCGTGCAATGGTGTTCCGACGCGCTGCTCGGTGCCATCGCAGAATCGTCCGCCCGCACCGGGCGGCGCGTGCACATGCATCTCCTGGAGACGAAATATCAGCGCGCCTGGGCCGACCGGACCTTCCCGGATGGCATCGTTCGGCATCTTGGCCGGCTCGGTCTCCTGTCGCCGCGGCT is a window of Prosthecodimorpha staleyi DNA encoding:
- a CDS encoding DUF599 domain-containing protein, which translates into the protein MLTFTLLDLSAFLWFVLCWVGYGWLTDRSRFGQATLNRQMNEHRRRWMAQMLRRDVRIIDTQIMASLQNGTAFFASTSLIAIGAAFTLLGQTERLIEVFGDLPLNSATNRSDIELKVLFLCAIYGYAFFKFGWAYRVFNYAAILIGAVPSVSENDPGAELAARRAADMQIIAASHFNLGLRAFFFSIGFLGWFVNAWIFMASTTFILAVLLRRQFSSSARVIAGLEADQGAGNQSSDRPASL
- a CDS encoding amidohydrolase family protein → MTERTLVVENALIGPDYRPSGPVAIVLEAGRIGAMTPLAAAPPGRRLLALPALADAHNHGRPISTTAFAASGKPLESWLPRLAAMPPIEARLGGLGFFGHAALGGVGAVMIHQTRTSGLVPLADEVRALEQAAGTIGIQAAYAVSVRDRNPLVYGDGEPVLSDMPGSARATIEALFKAPAVDPAAHVAMVEAIAAAVERPGFSVQFGPNGVQWCSDALLGAIAESSARTGRRVHMHLLETKYQRAWADRTFPDGIVRHLGRLGLLSPRLTLAHCVWARPEELADLAAAGVTISVNTSSNLVLKSGIAPVAAMREAGVAVALGLDNSAFDEDDDALRDLRLFKHLQAGWGYDETITPQDALGFAAGNGRRSLGLDGAGTLAPGEPADLLLLDLDRLDPDRILPIDPVQLVFTRATKAAIAALVVAGRTIVEDGRLVGTDMAAVDAEIRSRYRAGMADRAAFLAAWPELEPRLARFYRDTLGCC
- a CDS encoding nucleotidyltransferase domain-containing protein → MNYPPLGTDEIAARLAEVAAEAGVRVLFAVESGSRAWGFASPDSDWDIRFVYAAPLAEYLTVRARRDVIERPVDARGIDLAGWDVRKALQLLLASNPALIEWLQSPITYADDGVFRPAVADLAAAHASRRALAHHYRSIARTHWERDLARTDIVKLKRYFYVVRAVAALAFVARTDALPPIRLADLIAGVDLPADARADLDDLLALKTSLSELGTGARRPALDRFIAATLDAIDPADLDDRAAHRAVFEAEADALLRRVLGAS